The following are encoded in a window of uncultured Ilyobacter sp. genomic DNA:
- a CDS encoding O-antigen ligase family protein, which translates to MQNRINLLEMITILLYNLMFLFQGYFNKILVISGGMLFFLFFILSKRKKYSITERLTILLCIYIPTSFTSVLATSYGSLPLTWFNLTLIMLYVLILFRKFKKSFYFFSPFVMIFYGLYSFLINEDLMDPFKQLMTIVLFLISFFVGEYLRKFSNKRFLEIINQYYILSIILYCISIIIQAFMYNRFGIRVGYFDIIGNNRIVMAGLMNDYSFGSLFIATGMIVYLIEYMEEKKISTYKFLFIEILMFFSILKVNSRTGLFAFLIISLFYFIYKRNFKSILILLCLFITIPFILNIVAKQRGGQALLSTSGRINLNKIAIENFANNILLGVGLGVGRWRMLNGVVLPHNLITQYLAQLGLIGSLIFHSNFVVLFIKYIRYKSLYLWPIIVTLIGAMAIPDIVSSRFLSVLVILAIISSKKFKVKYTKDGRYEKSRKINV; encoded by the coding sequence TTGCAGAATAGAATAAATTTATTAGAGATGATAACTATATTATTATACAATTTAATGTTCTTGTTTCAAGGTTATTTTAATAAAATTTTAGTCATTTCAGGAGGGATGCTATTCTTTTTATTTTTTATTCTAAGTAAAAGAAAAAAATATAGTATAACTGAAAGGCTAACTATATTACTCTGTATTTACATACCAACGTCTTTTACATCAGTTTTAGCGACCTCTTATGGTAGTCTACCTTTAACTTGGTTTAATTTAACTTTGATAATGTTGTATGTCCTAATTTTATTTCGAAAATTTAAAAAGAGTTTTTACTTCTTTTCACCATTTGTGATGATATTTTATGGACTATATTCTTTTCTTATTAATGAAGACCTTATGGATCCTTTCAAGCAATTAATGACAATAGTTCTATTTTTGATTTCGTTTTTTGTAGGTGAATATTTAAGAAAATTTTCTAATAAAAGGTTTTTAGAAATTATAAATCAGTATTATATATTAAGTATTATTTTATATTGTATAAGTATAATTATACAAGCTTTCATGTATAATAGATTTGGGATTAGAGTAGGCTATTTTGATATTATAGGTAACAATAGAATTGTTATGGCAGGATTAATGAATGATTATAGTTTTGGAAGTCTTTTTATAGCAACAGGAATGATTGTGTATTTAATCGAGTATATGGAAGAAAAAAAAATAAGTACTTATAAATTTTTATTCATAGAAATATTAATGTTTTTTTCAATTTTAAAAGTAAATTCAAGGACAGGACTATTTGCCTTTTTAATTATATCATTATTTTATTTTATTTATAAAAGAAACTTTAAATCTATATTAATTTTGCTATGTTTGTTTATAACAATTCCATTTATTTTAAACATTGTAGCTAAGCAAAGAGGAGGACAAGCATTATTAAGCACTTCAGGTAGAATTAATCTAAATAAAATAGCAATTGAAAACTTTGCGAATAATATTTTATTAGGTGTAGGGTTAGGTGTCGGAAGATGGCGAATGTTGAATGGAGTTGTTTTGCCGCATAATTTAATAACCCAGTATTTAGCACAATTAGGTTTAATAGGTTCTTTAATATTTCATTCAAATTTTGTGGTGTTATTTATTAAATATATTAGATATAAAAGTTTATACTTGTGGCCAATTATAGTAACACTAATAGGTGCGATGGCTATACCAGATATAGTAAGTTCAAGATTTTTAAGTGTTTTGGTTATTTTAGCAATTATATCATCGAAAAAATTCAAAGTAAAATATACGAAGGATGGAAGATATGAGAAAAGCAGAAAAATTAATGTATAA
- a CDS encoding glycosyltransferase, producing MNRKRVLHLVQSSHFSGAESVACKIIDSFKGDKGFEVAYCSRDGSINDVLLERNIKHLKIEKISINEIRKIIDTFQPDIIHAHDGKASVLSALCSKKAKVISHLHSNASWIKKISLNSFLYLIASFKFKKILTVSESIEKEYVFSKFLRKKFMLIRNPVDIEDIIERAKININKNFKTDIMYIGRLSKEKNPILFINIIFEIKKHYPNIKACMIGEGILWESCMDEIKALNLEENITMTGFLKNPYSLLKETKVLCMTSNWEGYGLVAVEALALGKPVICKNVGGLPNLVNDSCGKCCDTKEQIIEELVNLLKDKNKYQEKSSSSRIQANLLNNISSYKELIKNIYYSVYGRENEDIFAE from the coding sequence ATGAATAGAAAAAGAGTTTTACACTTAGTTCAAAGCAGCCACTTTTCAGGAGCAGAAAGTGTAGCTTGTAAGATAATAGATAGCTTTAAAGGTGACAAAGGATTTGAAGTGGCATATTGTTCAAGAGATGGATCGATTAATGATGTTTTATTAGAAAGAAATATAAAGCATTTAAAAATAGAAAAAATAAGCATAAATGAAATAAGAAAAATAATTGATACTTTTCAGCCTGATATTATACATGCTCATGATGGAAAAGCCAGTGTCTTAAGTGCTTTATGTTCAAAGAAAGCAAAAGTTATTAGTCATTTGCATAGTAATGCTTCTTGGATAAAAAAGATTAGTTTGAACTCTTTTTTATATCTTATTGCTAGCTTTAAATTTAAAAAAATTCTTACTGTATCTGAATCTATAGAAAAAGAGTACGTATTTAGTAAATTCTTAAGAAAAAAGTTTATGCTCATAAGAAATCCAGTAGATATTGAAGATATAATAGAGAGGGCCAAAATTAATATAAATAAGAATTTTAAAACTGATATTATGTATATTGGAAGGCTTTCAAAAGAGAAAAATCCTATATTATTCATTAATATAATATTTGAAATAAAAAAGCACTATCCCAATATTAAAGCCTGTATGATAGGGGAGGGCATATTATGGGAAAGTTGTATGGATGAAATAAAAGCATTAAATTTAGAAGAAAATATAACTATGACGGGTTTCTTAAAAAATCCATATAGTCTCTTAAAAGAGACAAAGGTTTTATGTATGACTTCAAATTGGGAAGGTTATGGTCTGGTTGCGGTAGAAGCACTTGCATTAGGAAAACCTGTAATATGTAAAAATGTCGGGGGGCTACCTAATTTAGTTAATGATAGTTGTGGAAAATGCTGTGATACAAAAGAACAAATTATAGAAGAGTTAGTTAATTTATTAAAAGATAAAAATAAATACCAAGAGAAATCCTCCTCCTCAAGGATACAAGCAAACCTTTTAAATAATATTTCTTCATATAAAGAATTAATAAAAAATATTTATTACAGTGTCTATGGGAGAGAGAATGAGGATATTTTTGCAGAATAG
- a CDS encoding IS3 family transposase yields the protein MRKNISWCYDNAVIESFHASLKKEMVYVEGLVMMRYMKVIIFDYMEFYNKERRYSFLGNVFPVEFEKLQKKLVLG from the coding sequence ATCAGAAAAAATATAAGTTGGTGTTATGATAATGCAGTGATCGAATCCTTTCATGCTTCTTTGAAGAAAGAAATGGTTTATGTGGAAGGTTTAGTAATGATGAGGTATATGAAGGTAATAATATTTGATTACATGGAATTTTATAATAAAGAGAGGAGATACAGTTTCTTAGGGAATGTATTCCCTGTTGAATTTGAAAAATTACAAAAAAAGTTGGTGTTAGGTTGA
- a CDS encoding glycosyltransferase family 4 protein, with protein sequence MVKKKKMLILGRGNEIGGGTEYIITIINMLREKFDVEIHMNYGKEEVRQNYQKYFDDIIFHKTNIVRSINFFKDLSSLKELVSLMRKEKFDVVHTNTSKSGVLGRFAAKISRVPFVFHTVHGFAFHEQSSKISIKIYSFIEKICSKFCDYIVTVSDFHRNWAIELGIAPKDKIISIPNGLDPNRIRPMKERDEVRTELGIAQEEVAIFTIGRLAKQKGLEYLLEAIALLNKDDLQSNYKFYIAGSGELESELKNKARQLNIEHKLKFLGFRKDVNNLLEAADILVIPSLWEGLSIALLEAMAAKKAIICTNIGSNLTVVRNGKEAIMVNCKDSKGIKENLMKLLLNKENLRVKLSSNAYQRFNEEFNKDKMIDRYFRFYKEKVKISEKI encoded by the coding sequence ATGGTTAAAAAAAAGAAAATGTTAATTTTAGGAAGAGGCAATGAAATAGGTGGTGGAACAGAGTACATTATTACAATAATAAATATGTTGAGAGAAAAGTTTGATGTTGAAATTCATATGAACTACGGAAAAGAAGAAGTTAGACAGAATTATCAAAAATATTTCGATGACATAATTTTTCACAAGACAAATATTGTAAGAAGCATTAATTTTTTCAAAGATTTATCATCTTTGAAGGAATTAGTTAGCCTTATGAGAAAAGAAAAATTTGATGTAGTTCATACGAATACTTCAAAATCAGGTGTTTTAGGGCGTTTTGCAGCTAAAATATCAAGAGTTCCCTTTGTATTTCATACAGTTCACGGCTTTGCCTTTCATGAACAATCTTCAAAAATAAGTATAAAAATATATTCGTTTATTGAAAAAATATGCTCAAAATTTTGTGATTATATAGTGACAGTTAGTGATTTTCACCGTAATTGGGCAATAGAATTAGGAATCGCACCTAAAGATAAGATTATATCAATACCTAATGGGTTAGATCCAAACAGAATTAGACCTATGAAAGAAAGAGATGAGGTTCGTACAGAATTAGGAATAGCACAAGAGGAAGTCGCTATATTTACAATAGGGAGATTGGCTAAACAAAAAGGGTTAGAGTACTTACTTGAAGCTATCGCACTTTTAAATAAAGATGATTTACAAAGTAATTACAAATTTTATATAGCTGGTTCAGGTGAATTAGAAAGTGAATTAAAAAATAAAGCTAGGCAATTAAATATCGAACATAAATTGAAGTTCTTAGGTTTCAGAAAAGATGTCAATAATCTTTTAGAGGCTGCGGATATATTGGTAATACCATCTTTGTGGGAAGGACTATCAATCGCATTGCTAGAGGCGATGGCGGCTAAAAAAGCAATAATTTGTACTAATATTGGAAGCAACTTGACAGTTGTTAGAAATGGTAAAGAAGCAATAATGGTCAATTGCAAAGATTCAAAAGGTATCAAGGAAAATTTGATGAAACTTTTATTAAATAAAGAGAATTTAAGAGTAAAACTATCTTCGAATGCCTACCAACGTTTTAATGAAGAATTTAATAAAGATAAAATGATAGATAGATATTTTCGTTTTTATAAAGAAAAAGTTAAAATATCAGAAAAAATATAA
- a CDS encoding sugar transferase yields the protein MMYKIFFKRMIDIVLSVLAFPFFVLLYILVGIAIKIEDKGSIFYCGERLGLNLKSFKMYKFRSMKENSKDIRNEDGSTYNSDNDDRVTMVGKVIRKLSVDEIPQVINVLKGDMSFIGPRPSPMGNKSLYNENYLRKFSVRPGLSGYNQAYFRNDASLEEKQKNDLYYVDNLSLYLDFKIFIMTINKVIKREGINNKLQQEVEMKID from the coding sequence ATGATGTATAAAATATTTTTTAAAAGGATGATAGACATCGTATTAAGCGTATTAGCGTTTCCATTTTTTGTATTACTCTATATTTTGGTTGGGATTGCAATAAAGATAGAAGATAAGGGTTCTATTTTTTATTGTGGAGAAAGATTGGGATTAAATTTAAAAAGTTTTAAAATGTATAAATTTAGATCAATGAAAGAAAATTCTAAAGATATTAGAAATGAAGATGGGAGCACATATAACTCAGATAATGATGATAGGGTAACAATGGTTGGAAAAGTAATTAGAAAACTAAGTGTAGACGAGATTCCTCAAGTGATCAATGTTTTGAAAGGGGACATGAGTTTTATAGGACCAAGGCCAAGTCCAATGGGGAATAAAAGTCTATATAACGAGAATTATTTAAGAAAATTTTCAGTTAGACCAGGCTTAAGTGGTTATAATCAAGCTTATTTTCGTAACGACGCCTCATTAGAAGAAAAACAGAAAAATGACTTGTATTATGTAGATAATTTATCTTTATATCTTGATTTCAAAATTTTTATTATGACTATAAATAAAGTCATAAAAAGAGAAGGAATTAATAATAAGCTGCAACAAGAAGTAGAAATGAAGATAGATTAA
- a CDS encoding NAD(P)-dependent oxidoreductase: protein MKVAITGGTGFLGRELVKFLIKNGNFVPITIGRRSISENEKSEYRKTDYTQESLEIVLRDIDAVIHLAAIRGADGKISDFHENETITENLYESCVNLGIKNIVFASSISVYSDTTKIPWKEEQVPRPKTLYGISKIACEYLGEVYHRKYGLNVKCLRIAHILGEHEKKGYMMNTFIDNAFERKTLKVSGRSLAKREFVYIKDVIKAIYTAVSKPKIHGVFNIGSNEAHTNLEIAEIVNECFDNKKNMIYDNLREEGIESSLMDSSKAKRELDYISEFSLEEALRDIKKIKLEGANDV from the coding sequence ATGAAAGTTGCAATAACCGGAGGGACTGGTTTTCTAGGCAGAGAATTAGTAAAGTTTCTGATTAAAAATGGAAACTTTGTCCCTATAACAATTGGAAGAAGATCAATATCGGAGAATGAAAAGTCTGAATACAGAAAAACCGACTATACACAAGAAAGTTTGGAGATAGTTTTAAGAGATATAGACGCAGTAATCCATTTAGCTGCTATCCGAGGAGCTGATGGAAAAATATCTGATTTTCATGAAAATGAAACCATTACAGAAAATCTCTATGAAAGTTGCGTAAATCTTGGCATTAAAAATATTGTTTTTGCTTCTTCAATATCTGTATATTCAGATACAACAAAAATACCATGGAAAGAGGAACAAGTACCCAGACCGAAGACACTTTATGGAATCAGTAAAATAGCATGTGAGTACTTGGGTGAGGTTTATCACAGAAAATATGGTTTGAATGTCAAATGCCTCAGAATAGCTCATATTTTGGGTGAACATGAGAAAAAAGGGTATATGATGAATACATTTATAGACAATGCTTTTGAAAGAAAAACTTTAAAAGTTTCAGGTAGAAGTTTAGCCAAAAGAGAGTTTGTTTATATAAAAGATGTAATAAAAGCTATTTATACAGCAGTATCAAAACCTAAAATTCACGGAGTTTTTAACATCGGAAGTAACGAAGCGCACACAAATTTAGAGATAGCAGAAATTGTTAACGAATGTTTTGATAACAAAAAAAATATGATCTATGACAATTTAAGAGAAGAGGGTATAGAATCTTCTTTAATGGATAGCTCAAAAGCAAAGAGAGAATTGGATTATATCTCAGAGTTTTCTTTAGAAGAAGCTTTAAGAGATATAAAGAAAATTAAGTTAGAAGGGGCAAATGATGTATAA
- a CDS encoding ATP-grasp domain-containing protein has protein sequence MKKVLILGVASVQMDAIIELKKMGIKTYACAQAEDGPGSKFVDHFELINFVEKDKVMEFIKANEINCIYSVGSDIAMPISSSISEELGLPYFVPSKVAEICNKKNKMREYFGNDFKGNIKYQILENKDTEIILDYPFIMKPSDSQGQRGVRLINNHDEFLENFNMCKGFSRSELVIIEEYIAGPEISVNAYMVNGNVAFIAASDREVWSEFQGGLVKKHVVPSKILNECSESNLKDLVYRAAEKLGIKNGPLYFQIKVRNSQPYIIEVTPRLDGCHMWNVLKEYKNVNLIKLTFEHLLFNNVEELENIKHEKSGYTLEFLCEKPNQKADYKKFKIPKDTTYNFNYYNDSDTIRAINGQFEKIGYFIKKD, from the coding sequence ATGAAAAAAGTTTTAATATTAGGAGTTGCTTCTGTGCAAATGGATGCGATAATAGAACTAAAAAAAATGGGAATAAAAACGTATGCCTGTGCACAAGCTGAAGATGGTCCTGGTAGCAAATTTGTTGATCATTTTGAGCTGATAAATTTTGTAGAAAAAGATAAAGTTATGGAGTTTATCAAAGCAAATGAAATAAACTGTATCTACTCAGTTGGATCAGATATAGCCATGCCAATTAGTTCATCTATAAGTGAAGAATTAGGGTTACCTTATTTTGTTCCTTCAAAAGTAGCAGAAATCTGTAATAAAAAAAATAAGATGAGAGAATATTTTGGAAATGACTTCAAAGGAAACATCAAGTATCAAATACTCGAAAATAAGGACACAGAAATTATTTTAGACTACCCTTTTATAATGAAACCATCTGATTCTCAAGGGCAAAGAGGAGTTCGTTTAATTAACAACCATGATGAATTTTTAGAAAATTTTAATATGTGTAAAGGATTTTCTCGTTCAGAACTTGTTATTATTGAAGAATATATTGCAGGACCAGAAATATCTGTAAATGCATATATGGTCAATGGAAATGTCGCTTTCATAGCTGCATCAGATCGTGAAGTATGGTCAGAATTTCAGGGTGGTCTTGTAAAAAAACATGTTGTACCATCTAAAATTTTAAATGAATGTTCTGAAAGTAATTTAAAAGATCTTGTTTATAGGGCAGCGGAAAAACTAGGGATAAAAAATGGACCACTATATTTTCAAATAAAGGTTAGAAATTCTCAACCATATATTATAGAAGTTACACCTAGATTAGACGGATGTCATATGTGGAATGTTCTTAAAGAATACAAGAATGTGAATCTAATAAAGCTAACTTTTGAACATTTACTTTTTAATAATGTAGAAGAGTTAGAAAACATAAAGCATGAAAAATCCGGATACACACTAGAATTTTTATGTGAAAAACCAAATCAAAAAGCAGACTATAAGAAATTTAAAATTCCTAAGGATACAACTTATAACTTTAACTATTATAATGACAGCGATACAATTAGAGCAATTAATGGACAGTTTGAAAAAATAGGATATTTTATAAAAAAAGACTAG
- a CDS encoding DapH/DapD/GlmU-related protein, with product MKDYEIKTKIINSIIDETASIEPFSRIIDSKILSQVKVYKQCWIVKSIMEENTFAGDGSKLDNCILDRYARAGKYNHLYFTEMGRHTYTGQDTVIMHTKIGAFTSISWGVTIGAGEHNFNRVTSHTFLYNPYDKLNNGKIYYDRFEKECEVGNDVWIGANSTVLRGVKIGDGAVIGANSVVTKSVPPYAIVAGNPAKLIKYRFSEDIIEKFLNIKWWNLEDDVIKKNCDLFSEFPNHKVLDKIHEIVKKQG from the coding sequence ATGAAAGATTATGAAATAAAAACAAAAATAATTAATTCAATAATAGATGAAACAGCAAGTATTGAGCCCTTTTCTCGAATAATTGATTCTAAAATATTATCCCAAGTTAAAGTTTATAAACAATGTTGGATTGTGAAGAGTATTATGGAAGAAAACACTTTTGCTGGTGATGGATCAAAGTTAGACAATTGTATTTTAGATAGATATGCAAGAGCAGGAAAATATAATCATTTATATTTTACTGAAATGGGAAGGCATACATATACAGGGCAAGATACGGTGATAATGCATACGAAAATAGGTGCTTTCACATCTATTTCGTGGGGAGTAACAATTGGAGCAGGAGAGCATAATTTCAATAGAGTAACTTCGCATACATTTTTATATAATCCTTATGATAAACTTAATAATGGAAAAATTTATTATGATAGATTCGAAAAAGAATGCGAGGTAGGAAACGATGTCTGGATTGGAGCAAACTCAACCGTTTTAAGAGGAGTAAAAATAGGTGATGGAGCAGTAATAGGAGCAAATTCAGTCGTGACGAAATCGGTTCCGCCGTATGCTATAGTTGCAGGAAATCCAGCTAAATTAATTAAATACAGGTTCAGTGAAGATATTATAGAAAAATTTTTAAATATTAAGTGGTGGAATTTAGAAGACGATGTCATAAAGAAAAACTGTGATTTATTTTCAGAATTTCCAAATCATAAAGTATTAGATAAAATTCATGAAATAGTTAAAAAACAGGGGTGA
- a CDS encoding DegT/DnrJ/EryC1/StrS family aminotransferase, whose amino-acid sequence MNIPFSPPDITQAEIDEVVDTLKSGWITTGPKTKLFEQKIAEYCNTSKAVCLNSATACMEMTLRLLGIGPGDEVITSAYTYSASASVIHHVGAKIIMVDTAKDSFHIDYDAVANAITEKTKAIIPVDIAGAMCDYDKIFDVVNNKKELFRASNKIQESIGRVAIIADGAHSIGATYKGRMSGEVADFTSFSFHAVKNLTTAEGGAVTWKDIPGIDNEEIYKEYMLLTLHGQSKDALAKTKLGSWEYDIVAPNYKCNMTDIMASIGLVQFERYPEILKRRKEIIDKYTNALESVNIQVLKHYNNNYESSGHLYLTRLTGKDEEFRNSVIEKMAERGIATNVHYKPLPLLSAYKNLGFKIEDYPNAYAMYKNEITLPLHTLLTDDEVSYVAYGLKEIIKKS is encoded by the coding sequence ATGAATATACCATTTTCACCACCAGATATAACGCAAGCAGAAATAGATGAGGTTGTAGACACCCTTAAATCAGGATGGATTACAACTGGACCAAAAACTAAGCTGTTTGAGCAAAAAATTGCAGAGTATTGCAATACTTCAAAGGCAGTGTGCCTAAATTCTGCAACAGCCTGTATGGAAATGACACTAAGATTATTAGGAATAGGTCCTGGAGATGAAGTTATAACATCTGCCTATACTTATAGTGCTTCAGCCAGCGTTATTCATCATGTTGGGGCTAAAATAATCATGGTGGATACGGCTAAAGATTCTTTTCATATAGACTATGATGCTGTTGCCAATGCTATTACTGAAAAAACTAAGGCTATTATTCCAGTTGACATAGCAGGAGCAATGTGTGATTATGATAAAATCTTTGATGTGGTCAATAATAAAAAAGAGTTATTCAGAGCATCGAATAAAATACAAGAATCTATAGGAAGAGTGGCTATAATTGCAGACGGTGCACATTCAATAGGTGCAACTTATAAAGGAAGGATGAGCGGAGAAGTTGCTGACTTCACAAGTTTTTCTTTTCATGCAGTGAAAAATCTTACTACTGCAGAGGGAGGAGCAGTCACTTGGAAAGATATTCCAGGAATAGACAATGAAGAAATTTATAAAGAATATATGCTTTTGACTCTTCACGGGCAGTCAAAAGATGCTCTGGCAAAAACTAAACTAGGGTCATGGGAATACGATATAGTCGCCCCAAATTATAAGTGCAATATGACTGATATAATGGCTTCTATCGGATTAGTTCAGTTTGAGAGGTATCCTGAAATACTAAAAAGAAGAAAAGAGATTATAGATAAATACACTAATGCTTTAGAAAGTGTAAATATCCAGGTTCTTAAACATTATAATAATAACTACGAATCCAGCGGACATTTATACCTGACCAGACTTACTGGAAAAGATGAAGAGTTTAGAAACAGTGTCATAGAAAAAATGGCAGAAAGAGGAATTGCAACCAATGTACACTATAAGCCGCTACCATTGTTAAGTGCGTATAAAAATTTAGGATTTAAGATTGAAGATTATCCAAATGCATATGCTATGTATAAAAATGAAATTACTCTGCCTCTTCATACTTTACTGACGGATGATGAAGTATCTTATGTGGCATATGGATTGAAAGAGATAATTAAAAAATCTTAA
- a CDS encoding nucleoside-diphosphate sugar epimerase/dehydratase: MVQARMRRSVKVSIDMLVILTGFVMAFLIKYDLNWSENFRRVYQIMYIFIYMSGYFLLRMQDKSWQYTSVLDIFYIATLNLGSALIFFLGTIFLNANFPKHLLVLIAVMCAVGQLTARYVFRLKRHLGSMHATGEIMDRKKVLVVGAGEAGENIARESLKNRNFKYIIVGFVDDDPKKTSTVVHGYEVLGKSKDLKELIKKYEIDELLIAIPSVKSKFIKEINKTGREMDIEVKVLPSYNDILEGKNLSTQVRDVKIEDLLGRNEVKTDKKNLQRLVEGKVIFVTGGAGSIGSELCRQIGKHNPKRLISIDINENALYFLELELKRKYPNLEIISEICSVRDREKIKWVFEKYKPQVVFHAAAHKHVPLMEHNPEEAIKNNIFGTKNVADCAHRYGVERFVLVSTDKAVNPTNIMGATKRACELLIQDMSEKSSTKYMAVRFGNVLGSNGSVIPLFKTLIEEKKNLTITHPDVTRFFMTIPEAARLVVEAGSIGNGGEVFILDMGESVKIMDLAKNLIELSGLTLGEDIDIDIVGLRPGEKLYEELLYDVSAAIKTENQKIFIAKLENEDVDVEKHLSNLKGLIALRDFEGIKEEMKKFISSYKEPEHHFECRGKMKTESIEGAVVV, from the coding sequence ATGGTACAGGCAAGGATGAGGAGAAGTGTAAAAGTATCAATAGATATGCTTGTCATATTAACTGGTTTTGTCATGGCATTTCTTATAAAGTATGACTTGAACTGGTCAGAGAACTTCAGAAGGGTATATCAGATCATGTATATATTTATCTATATGAGCGGATATTTTCTTTTGAGGATGCAGGATAAAAGCTGGCAGTATACAAGTGTTTTGGATATATTTTATATAGCCACCTTAAACCTAGGAAGCGCACTAATATTTTTTCTGGGTACAATATTTTTAAATGCCAATTTTCCTAAGCATTTATTGGTACTTATAGCCGTAATGTGTGCTGTTGGACAGTTGACGGCCAGATATGTATTTAGACTGAAAAGACATCTTGGATCTATGCATGCCACGGGGGAAATCATGGATAGAAAAAAGGTTCTTGTGGTGGGAGCCGGCGAGGCTGGGGAGAATATCGCCAGAGAGAGCTTAAAAAACAGAAACTTTAAGTATATAATCGTAGGCTTTGTAGACGACGATCCAAAGAAAACCTCAACTGTAGTTCACGGGTATGAGGTATTGGGGAAAAGTAAAGATTTGAAAGAGCTTATAAAAAAATATGAGATAGATGAATTACTTATCGCCATACCTTCGGTGAAGAGTAAGTTTATAAAGGAGATAAACAAGACCGGTCGTGAGATGGATATAGAGGTGAAGGTACTCCCTTCCTATAACGATATACTGGAAGGCAAGAATCTTTCTACCCAGGTGCGTGACGTAAAGATAGAAGATCTCCTGGGAAGAAATGAGGTCAAGACAGATAAAAAGAACTTGCAAAGGCTTGTAGAGGGTAAAGTAATATTTGTAACTGGAGGGGCCGGAAGCATAGGAAGCGAGCTCTGCAGGCAGATAGGAAAACATAACCCGAAGAGACTGATAAGCATAGACATAAATGAAAACGCACTTTACTTCCTGGAGCTGGAACTTAAAAGAAAGTATCCAAACCTTGAGATAATAAGTGAGATATGCAGTGTAAGAGACCGTGAAAAGATAAAGTGGGTGTTTGAAAAATATAAGCCACAAGTGGTATTTCATGCTGCTGCACACAAGCATGTGCCCCTCATGGAGCACAATCCGGAAGAGGCCATAAAGAATAATATATTTGGAACCAAAAATGTGGCTGACTGTGCCCATAGATACGGGGTAGAAAGATTTGTCCTGGTATCTACAGACAAGGCTGTAAATCCTACCAATATCATGGGAGCCACAAAAAGGGCCTGTGAACTGCTGATACAGGATATGAGTGAAAAAAGCTCTACCAAATACATGGCAGTAAGGTTTGGAAACGTCTTAGGAAGCAACGGAAGCGTCATACCGCTATTTAAGACTCTTATAGAGGAGAAAAAAAACCTCACTATAACCCATCCTGATGTGACAAGATTCTTTATGACCATACCTGAGGCGGCACGTCTTGTGGTGGAAGCGGGATCTATAGGAAACGGTGGAGAGGTCTTTATACTGGATATGGGAGAATCTGTAAAGATAATGGATTTGGCCAAAAACCTCATCGAGCTTTCTGGACTAACCCTGGGAGAGGATATAGATATAGATATAGTTGGCCTTAGACCTGGTGAGAAACTTTATGAGGAGCTTTTGTATGATGTAAGTGCAGCTATAAAGACTGAAAACCAGAAGATATTTATAGCCAAGCTTGAAAATGAAGATGTAGACGTGGAAAAACATCTGAGCAATCTGAAGGGACTTATAGCCCTGAGGGATTTTGAAGGAATAAAAGAGGAAATGAAAAAATTTATATCTTCTTATAAGGAGCCGGAGCATCATTTTGAGTGTAGGGGAAAGATGAAAACTGAAAGTATAGAGGGTGCTGTGGTTGTATAG